A DNA window from Pseudomonas tohonis contains the following coding sequences:
- a CDS encoding antibiotic biosynthesis monooxygenase — protein sequence MPDELTREVVTLLVRHRIRAGSEADYEAWLRRTITTARGYPGHLGIDVMRGHEAGLALFTCVLRFASTGQLQDWLDSSERRALIAEAEPLLADGDRIEVQDEREFWFTPQAPDAPQPPRWKQACVTFLVILPLSLVVPLLWQPAFARLPWLGSYLGSNLVITASIVLLVVYLFMPRATRLFAGWLNAR from the coding sequence ATGCCCGATGAACTCACGCGGGAAGTCGTCACCCTGCTGGTACGCCACCGTATCCGCGCGGGTAGCGAGGCCGACTACGAAGCCTGGCTGCGCCGCACCATCACCACCGCACGGGGCTACCCCGGGCACCTGGGCATCGACGTGATGCGCGGCCACGAGGCCGGCCTCGCGCTGTTCACCTGCGTGCTGCGCTTCGCCAGCACCGGGCAGCTGCAGGACTGGCTGGACTCCAGCGAACGCCGCGCCCTGATCGCCGAAGCCGAGCCGCTGCTGGCCGATGGCGACCGCATCGAGGTGCAGGACGAACGCGAGTTCTGGTTCACCCCGCAGGCGCCGGACGCCCCCCAGCCGCCGCGCTGGAAGCAGGCCTGCGTGACCTTCCTGGTGATCCTGCCGCTGAGCCTGGTGGTGCCGCTGCTGTGGCAACCGGCCTTCGCGCGGCTGCCCTGGCTGGGCAGCTACCTGGGCAGCAACCTGGTGATCACCGCGAGCATCGTGCTGCTGGTCGTCTACCTCTTCATGCCCCGTGCCACCCGGCTGTTCGCCGGCTGGCTCAACGCCCGCTGA
- a CDS encoding mechanosensitive ion channel domain-containing protein, with protein MPDMLQNYPLIFGIALVLADLIAWRLLPANPAAWRVLARLGLFLAYSALIINAGLSPLLPPPGADTAQALTGTLLEIVWWLYCARTLTVVLGLLLISRSGHTGRLLQDVMGAVIFLVAIVAAAGYVMQLPVKGLLATSGAMAIIVGLALQSTLADVFSGIILNTTKPYQLDDWISIDGTEGKVIEIDWRATHLLTSQGSTAVIPNSVAAKAKILNSSRPNDAHGVSISLEVPASVRPRRVLDALEKTLQGCSALLAAPAPKVAIKSAGASVNVYEASGFVGPKTSKVEVRNLMFDLAHRHLEASGVVWKADALPQARQRLLLDEVKIFRALGNEEKDLIAQAMDARDYLAGQVVLDVGEVAGHLLVIGTGVISAAVPDGDAWIEAGRMGPGEIMGEEGIIDDAPSSARFTALTSCRLYRIDRDNIRTCLEQRSEIRTALNRLHAFREQASHSLLLQKPTAIRKGGFLQWLQKR; from the coding sequence ATGCCCGACATGCTGCAGAACTACCCGCTGATCTTCGGCATCGCCCTGGTGCTGGCCGACCTGATCGCCTGGCGCCTGCTGCCGGCCAACCCGGCGGCGTGGCGGGTGCTGGCGCGGCTCGGGCTGTTCCTCGCCTACAGCGCGCTGATCATCAACGCCGGGCTCAGCCCGCTGCTGCCGCCGCCCGGCGCCGACACGGCCCAGGCACTGACCGGCACGCTGCTGGAGATCGTCTGGTGGCTGTACTGCGCGCGCACCCTGACCGTGGTGCTGGGCCTGCTGCTGATCTCCCGCAGCGGCCACACCGGGCGCCTGCTGCAGGACGTGATGGGCGCGGTGATCTTCCTCGTCGCCATCGTCGCGGCAGCCGGCTACGTGATGCAGCTGCCGGTCAAGGGCCTGCTGGCCACCTCCGGCGCCATGGCGATCATCGTCGGCCTGGCGTTGCAGAGCACCCTGGCGGATGTGTTCTCCGGGATCATCCTCAACACCACCAAGCCCTATCAGCTGGATGACTGGATCTCCATCGACGGCACCGAGGGCAAGGTCATCGAGATCGACTGGCGCGCCACCCACCTGCTCACCAGCCAGGGCAGCACGGCGGTGATCCCCAACTCGGTGGCGGCCAAGGCGAAGATCCTCAACAGCAGCCGCCCCAACGACGCCCACGGGGTTTCCATCAGCCTGGAGGTGCCCGCCAGCGTGCGCCCGCGCCGGGTGCTGGACGCCCTGGAGAAGACCCTGCAGGGCTGCAGCGCCCTGCTCGCCGCCCCCGCGCCCAAGGTGGCGATCAAGAGCGCCGGCGCCTCGGTCAATGTCTACGAGGCGAGTGGCTTCGTCGGCCCGAAGACCAGCAAGGTGGAGGTGCGCAACCTGATGTTCGACCTCGCCCATCGCCACCTGGAAGCCAGCGGCGTGGTGTGGAAGGCCGATGCCCTGCCCCAGGCGCGCCAGCGCCTGTTGCTGGACGAGGTGAAGATCTTCCGCGCCCTCGGCAACGAGGAGAAGGACCTGATCGCCCAGGCCATGGACGCCCGCGACTACCTGGCCGGCCAGGTGGTGCTGGATGTCGGCGAGGTGGCCGGGCACCTGCTGGTGATCGGCACCGGGGTGATCTCGGCGGCGGTGCCCGACGGCGATGCCTGGATCGAGGCCGGGCGCATGGGCCCCGGGGAGATCATGGGCGAGGAAGGCATCATCGACGACGCCCCGTCCAGCGCCCGCTTCACCGCCCTCACCTCCTGCCGCCTGTACCGCATCGACCGCGACAACATCCGCACCTGCCTGGAGCAGCGCAGCGAAATCCGCACCGCCCTCAACCGCCTGCATGCCTTCCGCGAACAGGCCAGCCACTCCCTGCTGCTGCAAAAGCCCACCGCCATCCGCAAGGGTGGCTTCCTGCAGTGGCTGCAGAAGCGCTGA
- a CDS encoding amidohydrolase, with product MKADLILFNGRLHTVDRDNPSATAVAIRDGRFIAVGSDAEAMALRGDATRVVDLKKRSVIPGLNDSHLHLIRGGLNYNLELRWEGVPSLADALRMLKEQADRTPTPQWVRVVGGWNEFQFAEKRMPTIEELNKAAPDTPVFVLHLYDRALLNRAALKVVGYTRDTPNPPGGEIVRDSRGEPTGMLVARPNAMILYSTLSKGPKLPLEYQVNSTRQFMRELNRLGVTSAIDAGGGYQNYPEDYQVIEQLAKEDQLTVRIAYNLFTQKPKEELEDFKRWTGSVKYGQGNDFLRHNGAGEMLVFSAADFEDFLEPRPDLPQTMEQELEPVVRHLVEQRWPFRLHATYDESISRMLDVFEKVNRDIPFNGLPWFFDHAETITPRNIERVRALGGGIAIQDRMAFQGEYFVERYGSKAAEKTPPIQRMLAEGVPVGAGTDATRVSSYNPWTSLYWLVSGRTVGGLELYPQGLSRATALELFTHGSAWFSSEQGKKGQIKVGQLADLVALSADYFSVDEEAIKWIESVLTVVDGKVVHAAAEFDDLAPPTVPVMPDWSPVAKVPGHWRPSAPLVAQVHQCVGPCGVHAHSHERARLSSVPVSDFQGFWGAFGCSCFAF from the coding sequence ATGAAAGCAGATCTCATCCTCTTCAATGGCCGCCTGCACACGGTGGATCGCGACAACCCCAGCGCCACGGCAGTGGCCATCAGGGACGGCCGCTTCATCGCCGTCGGCAGCGACGCCGAGGCCATGGCCCTGCGCGGCGACGCCACCCGCGTCGTCGACCTGAAGAAGCGCAGCGTCATCCCCGGCCTCAACGACTCGCACCTGCACCTGATCCGCGGCGGCCTCAACTACAACCTGGAGCTGCGCTGGGAAGGCGTGCCGTCCCTGGCCGATGCCCTGCGCATGCTCAAGGAGCAGGCCGACCGCACGCCGACGCCGCAGTGGGTGCGCGTGGTGGGTGGCTGGAACGAGTTCCAGTTCGCCGAGAAGCGCATGCCGACCATCGAGGAGCTGAACAAGGCCGCACCGGACACCCCGGTGTTCGTGCTCCACCTCTACGACCGCGCGCTGCTCAACCGCGCCGCGCTCAAGGTGGTCGGCTACACCAGGGACACGCCCAACCCGCCGGGCGGCGAGATCGTCCGCGACAGCCGTGGCGAGCCCACCGGCATGCTGGTGGCGCGGCCCAACGCGATGATCCTCTACTCGACCCTGAGCAAGGGCCCGAAGCTGCCGCTCGAATACCAGGTCAACTCCACCCGCCAGTTCATGCGCGAGCTGAACCGCCTGGGCGTCACCAGCGCCATCGACGCCGGCGGCGGCTACCAGAACTACCCGGAGGACTACCAGGTGATCGAGCAGCTGGCCAAGGAGGACCAGCTCACCGTGCGCATCGCCTACAACCTGTTCACCCAGAAGCCCAAGGAAGAGCTCGAGGACTTCAAGCGCTGGACCGGTTCGGTGAAGTACGGCCAGGGCAACGACTTCCTCCGCCACAACGGCGCCGGCGAGATGCTGGTGTTCTCCGCCGCCGACTTCGAGGACTTCCTCGAACCGCGCCCGGACCTGCCGCAGACCATGGAGCAGGAGCTGGAACCGGTGGTGCGCCACCTGGTGGAGCAGCGCTGGCCCTTCCGCCTGCACGCCACCTATGACGAATCCATCTCGCGCATGCTCGACGTGTTCGAGAAGGTCAACCGCGACATCCCCTTCAACGGCCTGCCCTGGTTCTTCGACCACGCCGAGACCATCACGCCCAGGAACATCGAGCGCGTGCGCGCCCTGGGCGGCGGCATCGCCATCCAGGACCGCATGGCCTTCCAGGGCGAGTACTTCGTCGAGCGCTACGGCTCCAAGGCCGCCGAGAAGACCCCGCCGATCCAGCGCATGCTCGCCGAGGGCGTGCCCGTGGGCGCCGGTACCGACGCCACCCGCGTCTCCAGCTACAACCCCTGGACCTCGCTCTACTGGCTGGTCAGCGGCCGCACCGTCGGCGGCCTGGAGTTGTACCCGCAGGGCCTGAGCCGCGCCACCGCGCTGGAGTTGTTCACCCACGGCAGCGCCTGGTTCTCCTCGGAGCAGGGCAAGAAGGGCCAGATCAAGGTGGGCCAACTGGCCGACCTGGTGGCGCTCTCGGCGGACTACTTCAGCGTCGACGAGGAAGCCATCAAGTGGATCGAATCCGTGCTCACGGTGGTGGACGGCAAGGTGGTGCACGCCGCCGCCGAGTTCGACGACCTCGCGCCGCCGACCGTGCCGGTGATGCCGGACTGGTCGCCGGTGGCCAAGGTGCCCGGGCACTGGCGCCCGAGTGCGCCGCTGGTGGCGCAGGTGCACCAGTGCGTCGGCCCGTGCGGCGTGCACGCCCACAGCCACGAGCGGGCGCGCCTCTCCAGCGTGCCGGTGAGCGACTTCCAGGGTTTCTGGGGCGCCTTCGGCTGCTCGTGCTTCGCCTTCTGA
- a CDS encoding winged helix-turn-helix transcriptional regulator translates to MSSFEKHGNPGLDAVMKVIGGKWKAQILYSLGDGARRFGELRRQVGGISEKMLVLQLRELELEGLVLRRDYQQVPPRVEYRITPLGASLVDALKVLDDWGRRHGGQIGLPPRVMEDE, encoded by the coding sequence ATGAGCAGCTTCGAAAAACATGGCAACCCGGGCCTGGATGCCGTCATGAAGGTCATCGGCGGCAAGTGGAAGGCGCAGATCCTCTACAGCCTCGGCGACGGGGCGCGCCGCTTCGGCGAGCTGCGCCGGCAGGTCGGTGGCATCAGCGAAAAGATGCTGGTGCTGCAACTGCGCGAGCTGGAGCTGGAAGGGCTGGTGCTGCGCCGCGACTACCAGCAGGTGCCGCCCCGGGTCGAATACCGCATCACCCCGCTGGGCGCCTCCCTGGTGGACGCGCTCAAGGTCCTCGACGACTGGGGCCGACGCCACGGCGGCCAGATCGGCCTGCCACCGAGGGTGATGGAAGACGAGTAG
- a CDS encoding DoxX family protein, producing MANAATTLPPAGPSDWGLLFLRAGGALLLLWVHGLPKLLGFSQELKVIEDPLHLGALPTLLLAILAEVACPLAILCGTLTRLACVPILVVLLVSLVVVHPGWTIAEGQFAWLLLIVFTTLLISGPGALAWPLPRLAGRGATALLR from the coding sequence ATGGCGAACGCCGCCACGACACTGCCGCCGGCTGGGCCGAGTGACTGGGGCCTGCTGTTCCTGCGTGCCGGCGGCGCGCTGCTGCTGCTCTGGGTGCACGGCCTGCCCAAGCTGCTGGGCTTCAGCCAGGAGCTGAAGGTGATCGAAGACCCGCTGCACCTGGGCGCGCTGCCGACGCTGCTGCTGGCGATCCTCGCCGAGGTGGCCTGCCCGCTGGCGATCCTCTGCGGCACCCTGACCCGCCTGGCCTGCGTGCCGATCCTGGTCGTGCTGCTGGTCTCGCTCGTCGTCGTGCACCCGGGCTGGACCATCGCCGAAGGCCAGTTCGCCTGGCTGCTGCTGATCGTCTTCACCACTCTGCTGATCAGTGGCCCGGGGGCGCTCGCCTGGCCCCTGCCGCGCCTTGCCGGGCGGGGCGCAACGGCACTGCTACGCTGA